From Spirosoma agri:
TCGCCAAGACCGGTTGACCGACAACGAAGCCTGCCAGGGGGCTACCCCCAGCACGATCCGTGGGCAACGGGAATTGGCCAGCCGTCTGATGAGGGCGGCTAACCGGTTCCCATTGCATTCATCGAGTTGCATCAGCCTGGTTGTTGTAAAGGCGTCGTAAGCGGTCCCGGGAGCGTTTCAGCCGCATTTTGACCGCGCTTTCCGACAACCCATAGTGCGCACCAAGTGCCACCACCGATAAGCCCTGCTCATACCGGAGTTGTAGCAAACGACGATCCGCCGGGGGCAGCTCATCCAATACGCGCTCAAGTAGCCGACACGGGTCCGTTTCATAGGAGTAAGCCGCGAAGTTCGCCACCAAGTCAGCCGATAGGGGCTCGGTTGGCAGCCGTTTGGCGAGTCGATGTTGGTCCAGACAGTAGTTGTGGGCAATGGCGTAGAGCCAAGTTGAAAAGCTCGACTGGCGCTCGAAGGAGTCGAGCTTGGTATACACTTTCAGGAAGATGTCCTGGGTGTAATCCTGAGCAGCCTGG
This genomic window contains:
- a CDS encoding RNA polymerase sigma factor, with product MKKRIPADEQLVHSLQTTPTHHSFETLYQRYIGKVYRKCLSFTNDAQAAQDYTQDIFLKVYTKLDSFERQSSFSTWLYAIAHNYCLDQHRLAKRLPTEPLSADLVANFAAYSYETDPCRLLERVLDELPPADRRLLQLRYEQGLSVVALGAHYGLSESAVKMRLKRSRDRLRRLYNNQADATR